The genomic interval AGTGCTGCTAGTACAAGACaaggaggctgtgcggtccagtggttaaagacaagggcttgtaaccaggaggtccccggttcaaatcccacctcagccactgactcattgtgtgaccctgagcaagtcatttcacctccttgtgctccgtctttcgggtgagacgtagttgtaagtgactctgcagctgatgcatagttcacacaccctagtctctgtaagttgccttggataaaggcgtctgctaaataaacacaataataataacagggatTTCCACCCTATCCAGTTCTTACTTGAAGACACAAAGTTGACGATCAGTGAAGCAATTAATAAAGGACTGAACCCAAGCAAAACCATCTTCTCTCTGAAACAAGTGTTGCAAAAACCACCTGCAAAGAAACAGacaaagaaatgaataataaagaCAAGTTCAATCTACGGGAGATAGACGTCTAAAATCAGTGTTTAATCCCCGCTGTTTTTTGTTCCAGCAACACTCTCAATTAAACTAACAATTAACCTATTCtgagctttttaattgtttttaaaataattgggGGTTTTAAGGTTAcatacaagggcagcagtgtggagtaatggggggagggggggctctggactcctgacacgagggtcttgtgtgggttcaatcccaggtagggacacacacacacacacacacacacacacacacacacacacacacacacacacacacactgctgctgtacccttgagcaagcaggcatGTACCTTACCTCCTAGGTTAATAGACAGACAGGTAGCTAGTTCAACCCTTGAgcaagcaaggtactttacctcctagattgacagacagacagctagctagttcaacccttgagcaagcaggcaggtaatttacctcctagattgctccagtaaaaacacaactgtatacatgggtaattgtatgtaaaaaataataatgtgataattgtaagtcgccctggataagggaggcgtctgctacgaaataaataataaggaaCCTAAAACTTTTAGAAGCTACACAATTTAAATCTAATTTAAGCAAATTTTGTAATGAATTCTGTTTACTTAATTTAGAACtcatttggaacaaaaaccaagagGCAGTTTCAGAATCATAtaattatgtacagtattatagtatgttaaaatatagcaCTTAATCCACAAAACCATGAAATACATTCTATGTATATTTTATactttatttgtagtgttctgttcATTTAACCTGGAAAAGAAATCTATATTaaataggtttttattttttcttgtagtACAGTAATAAATCAAGGCatatgattaaaataaaaaatcttgatGTACTTACCGGGACTAAATTTCTTTAGAAATTGATCATGAACtagaaaagaaacacagaaaaataatatacaattatTGGAAGAGAATAGGTTATTATTAGAAAAGGAGTGATTGCAGTTTGATTTTATAAAGACATTTGGAATTTGATTTTCTGAGTAATGATTGGACACCATAACAACCACAAATGTATCACTTGGCTGATATACAATTAGAAAACACATGGAAACTATGTcactggcttggtttacatgctggaaaaatgtcatgacttacttgactactgtcatgacttatttaaggtggaaTAGTGACTGGATTCAAATTTTAgatttatgtttagtttatgtttgaatacaaatgtaaaaaaaatatacaaaaataatcaaacaacAACAACGTGAAGTTTCAAAACAGGAATTGttcaattaaacaaaccaaaaattgtaatccagctgtaccaccttaaataagtcatgacagtagacagaaAAGTCATGACACTTAGAAACTATTAATTTTTCATATTgaatttcatttcagtttttttttcactattaCTTTCAATGGATTTATATAATCTTCaatgttataaacatttttgAAATTTGATTTATAAAATATGTTTGAAATGTATAAAAGGTGTATGAACTCACCTTGTTTCAGTTCTACCAGTTGATCGTGTtctgaaatataaaaatagaaagTTTTGTAAATTAGACTAAAtaaaaactttgacccacccacTAATTGCAAATTAAAAACCTGGTcctgatgataatgatgatgctAGCATCTTTTTTGGTTTGTCAGATTCCTTCCACCCCAGAGGGAACCCACTTCCATTAATACTGCTGGGTTTTGAATTTACAATTAGCAGGGGgattcaaagttttgatttggtctagGTCTAAGCTtgttgagaaaatgttttttttttctttttctgttcaggatgagccctatagccATAAAGGAgctcgctggttcgaatccagcgCTATGCCATCACTGGCTGTGGTCAGGAGATCCCAGGGATTCCCACAGAGTTCCCAGAGGtttcccagggggtggtgcatAATTGTCAGAGCTTGAGATGCCTGGGTGGGGAGGGATCTAGTCGGCTCGTTAATCCTCGTCTCACCACTGCGCATCAGCGACTCCTGTGGTTGGCCTGTGAGCTGGCTGCACTGTCAcctgatctgtgttgtcctctgacacaACAGGTCTGGTGACTTAGCTGTGGGgttgcagtgtgaaaaaacaaGAGGTTGGCTTGACAGCTTGAAGCACATTTCAGAAGACTCAAGCTTAAGTGCGTTTCTCTGTCTTCATCTCTCACCTTGTTTCAGTGCTGCATTCTCCTTTTCTAAACTTTCTGAAAAACACAACTTATAATGTTTagtttatacatttatatttggcatgtataacattaccacaatacacacacattacTCCTGCTGGAATTCTGCACTGCGTTCTGTTTTAGGTGTGGCTCCAGCCTGGAACAGACAtggtggaggaggaagaggaagaagaagaggaagaaggaggaggaagcagaagcagaagcagcagaagTCGCCGCTAAATAATCAGCAACAAATTGGTAGAAATAACACAAGTCTGATATCTGTGACATCTTTCAAACTTATACTAGTATTTATCACCTGTGTGAGCAGTTCATTTCTCTAACAAGTTTGTTAGTATTACTCtccatagtaaaaaaataaaaaagtggaaaCATTGAATTCATTCTGtcatgtacagtatttctttCTCATGTGTGTACATCATCATGTTACTTGAAAACAATATGACTAACTGAAAAAACAGCCCCTACGAAACCATAAACAAGGTTACTTTTTTATTCAGATGTGGTAATTAAGCAAACATATCGGACTTGTTTGCTTGTTATTTCTGCCAACGTGTTGCTGATTATTTAGAGGcaacttcttcttcttcaaacACCAGGTCCATTCCAGGCTGGAGCCGCGATGAAAACAGTGCAGTGCCGAATTCCAGCaggagtgacacacacacacacacgcacacacacacacacacacacacacacacgcacacacgcacatatatatatacacactgtatatatgaatTCAACTTGCCAATTTCCTTCTTAAGTTCATAATTCTCTGGAAAACAGAGAAAGGAAAGTTTTGTAAATTAAGATTTTGTTGTAAAAATTTCCATTTCAGAAATAAGTGCAGttagtgggttgtcaaagtttcGTTTTGGTCCAGGACAAAATCGGATTGTAATTTAATAAACTCTCTATCAATCTGATGAATTTACCTTGTTTCAGTTCTTCAAACTGCTTTTCTGAGCTacctgtataattaaaaaaaataattcaaaattaataaaatttcaatcaatatttatttttggtacagTATTGGATTACATTAGAGATACTTCAATTAGAAATCAAATAGTCCCATAGGATTCCCATGGTGGTGCTATATAATGTATGGCACTGCAATGCATGGTACATTGATGGTACAGGACAGTACTACCATGGTAAAAGAAATAGGACCATGATGGTACAGTGTTGGATTAGATTGTTGACACCACCATTGTGATACTTCAATTAGTAATCAAATAAAGTCCCATGGGATTCCCATGGTGGTGCTATGTACAGTACAGGATAGCACTACAATTGTAAAAGAAACAGGACCATGGTACAGTGTTGAATTTGAGTGTAGATATATTATGtcttaaattaaatattaaagagATATAACTTACTATGATCAGCCTTTGTTGATCCCGGCAAAAACTGTTTTAGCAAGTCCATGTCCACGAAACCTataatttttaaagaaaaataaatgcaagttaAAGGGAAGCTTCCATTCAATTGGTTAATGTGTCAGACATACAGTCCCGGTACACTCTCACTGGGATGGGTTGAAACAATGGGCTTGATTGTGACTGGCTAGAGGTGCTCTCTTGTTTGCTGTAAGATAGATCAGGGTTTCCCAATGCTGGTCCTGCAGGACCGCGGCCCGTCTGCCCTGTGCAAATACttcattgaaccctcaattgaactaatcatttgcCTGCTTtggctttttaaattgtttagcttataagaagttggagatttcaagttccttgttataccattttatatttaacttgaaatctACATCTGTTAAATAATTTCTTCACAGTGTCCATCTGTTAAGAGTTGAGATTTAGccaaattattagttaaatgtggtaactgagagctcagttggaacaaaacccaGCAGGGCAGACAGGGGTCCCCCAGAagcaggattgggaaaccctgaggTATCTTACTCCTTCTGGAATTCTGCGTGCTGTTTTCAACCCAGCTTCAAATCAGAAACAAACTGGCAGCAATAACAAGCGAGTCTGATCCACATCTTTTGAACTTATAGTATTTATCACCTGTGAGCAGTTCATTTCACAAACAAGTTTGATATTATTCTCCATAGTAAAAAAGAGGTCCTTTAAAATTGAATTAATTCTGCCATGTATTTCTTTTTCTCTTCTGTGTAGATTATGTTACATGATAACAACATGACTAACTTAAGAAACACAGAGCCGacgaaattataaaaaaaagtagaACTTATTTTTAGATGTGGCAATTAAGCAAAGATATCAGCGTCATTATAACtgtcaatttgtttataattatttaGTGGTGACTTATTCTTCTTCAAACACCAGTTCTGTTCCAGGCTGGAGCCAGAAAACCACGCAGATTTCCAGCAGGAAGAATATCCTGTCATAACACAACCAGACAGAGCTTGTTCGTTTTTGGAACTAAAACTAGTCACGTTCATGGCTAAGTAAGTACAAGAGTCGAGATAAGAACTCAACGACCTGGGATGACTAACAGTAAGTTCAATGCCCTTTAAACAACACACAGCCTATATAAATTAGACATTGAAAGTTCAATGCGATTTCCAAGGCCGTTATGTCCAATATAACAATttacaatgtgtttatttatttggctgTCGGTTTTATTCAAGACGACTATCACttagttattttacatacaatgtcTGGCCAATATACTTGCTtgcttgctcaaaggtacagcagcagtgtgtgccCACTTAGGATTGAACCCTCACAAGACACTCCGGTCAGgagaccagagccctaatcactattCCACAATGCTACCCTTAATAACCAACAAGATGTATTAGAATCCAGCGCAACAGCAATACCTATTCCCCGAGAGGAATGCACGTTGCAACATTTGGCAGAAACACAGTTATTTCAAGATGTATTTAGAATCCAGCGCAACAGCAATACCTATCCCCATAGAGGAATGCACGTTGCAACACACATTTGGCAGAAATACAGTTATTTCGCAGTATTCCACACTAAGAGCAAAAGTCTGTCTAGTGTTTACCAACATATCGTAAAATAAAACAGGCTACAGAACTGCCTCTCTTTAATATTACAACCAAAAAATAATGGtcggatttttttttaatattattacattgTATTAAACATATCGGATGATATTCAAATGAGCATTAGTTTAAAATAATCAATACGAGtccattaaataataaacaaaacgtaCCTTATACAGTGATTTTAATTCGCTAGTGATACAACTTTAGTTTATTATAATTCAATATGATTTAGTCCAGATTGACAGCGCGGTGTGTTCAATTATATTCGAAGCGAGTTACCCTTGTACTTCAAATTAACAGTTAGCCGCCgacctataaaaaataaataaataatgaaaaagaaaaagaaaacatctttGAAAAACGTGTCTCCCCTATTTCCATGTCTAAGGTAGTGGATCCTAACATGACAGACGCGCGTAGACCTCTGCACAGCTTTACTGTGGATTTTTCCCCATGTTTTTTATGCTTCACAATACctccctgtgatttgcagtgcTTCCTTAAGCTTTTATAAAATGTATCAGTACTTTATTAAACTGCCGTGCTCCAGAGTCGTGTCGAACTCAattcaaaaacaacattttagacTAAAGAAGTAGCCTACTATTCGCACGGGACTAAACATCAGGGGATCCTCAGCTTCTGACCCGCTGCTCCGTTTATAATAGTACTAGGCTACTTGTCTTTAATCGCAGATGTTGTGTTTGAATTGAGTTCGACACGATTCTGAAACTGCCCTTTACCgtgctttccttttttcttttcagtgcTTTCATTTTGCTTCATTGCACTGCGCTGCACTTTTAGAAGGAGACGgcttttataattaaagttgacTAACAAGCTATTCAATAATAAATTATTTCTAGCTAGCGTTGTACACGTTTAGAATCATTTCAGATATTGCTCTTACCttgaatatattttgtaatgAGTTCTTACAACGTTCGTAATCCACAGTGAAAACTCTGCGTTCGTCCGCTTGCTTTCTCCAGtgcaagttccctttcaatttgaagacgaccaccaacatgacGCACTCGGTCCAGCCCACCCGAGGGTTTAAGTGCTAGTTGGATTTAAAAGATGGACCGTTGGGTGTCCCAAAGGACCAGAGATGAGAGGCCCTGCCTTAAGCAAGGACACAGCACACCAGCTGGAAAGTCTCACTCTTTGGCCTAGAAACctcactctttggggctggaAGTCTCACTCTTTGGATTAGTCAACCCTTGGCATCTCTGACACACACTGATAAACACACAGACATTCAGACACTTGAAGTGTTTTTAAACGACAGGGGTTTTGTTTACAGCATTTGTATATGGACTTTACTTGTACTATGATTTCTGTAGTTTCCCTACAATAATATTAAGAAAACTATTTTTATAGTAATGATGACATAAACATATGGTGTACATAAACTCAGCATTTATAAAATAGATTTACTATAgtacatgtttactataaaaacaataattgtgagaaaaaaaaatctgggcaGACAATGCTGCTGAACTGCTgctctatacagacacacacacacatgcacactgctgctctatactgcagctctatacagacacacacacacatgcacactgctgctctatactgcagctctatacagacacacacacacatgcacactgctgctctatactgcagctctatacagacacacacacacatgcatagacACACTGCTACTCTACACTGCAgctctatacagacacacacactgctactcTATACTGCAGCtctaaaaagacacacacacacacgcacttaaGTCCTAATATTCTTGGATGTTCAGGATTTTAAGATAAGCATATACATGAAAGGATGTCGCACACATTTGATAATATTCTATAGGGTGGGCATCACAAATGCAGGCCATGAATTTaagtttcaaaaaataaatgaacacacaCTTAGCTGTGTTCCACaattgcacacaaaaaaaaacttgatttatAATAAAGGAAAAGAGCTGATGTGTCGACCACACTGGTCTTTGTCGAAGCATCACAGGGTAAAACCTGGGCTCCCTTAAACCCCAAAATGCACACAATTGCTCAATTGTAATAATTATTTACAGAGGTCAGTTAATCACAGTGATATTTCAATCAATTGTAATAGAAAACAATGTCCCAGTCATTGTATACAAATTATACAGACCCCTCATTTTTACAAATGAATGTGTACCGGTGAAGCTAACCAAAAACAtgagggtgggtggggggggggcggctggggaagagagagaagcaaattataaaaaaatgtaaattaagctAA from Acipenser ruthenus chromosome 50, fAciRut3.2 maternal haplotype, whole genome shotgun sequence carries:
- the LOC117969720 gene encoding uncharacterized protein LOC117969720 isoform X4, producing MDLLKQFLPGSTKADHSSSEKQFEELKQENYELKKEIESLEKENAALKQEHDQLVELKQVHDQFLKKFSPGGFCNTCFREKMVLLGFSPLLIASLIVNFVSSRSLIKNVSMKSIVCVSVISNYMCCCEPRIDHAEILKKLNVVGYVTNGVWQQICKAKSI